The Nostoc sp. 'Lobaria pulmonaria (5183) cyanobiont' region GAAATTGAAACTGGGCATCGATGATCCTGTATTAGTCATTGAGCAGCAACGCCCAGACTACGGCAATTTAAAAGTCGTCAACGTTACTGGGCTGGGTAAACTGCCCAAAAATCGCTCTCTTCCACTTACTGCCCGTGTTAATGCTCTCAAAGAAACCTTGAAAGAACTCTGCCCCAACCTTGGCATTATCGATTGGAAACAGATTGCAACCCAAGCCGAAGGCCGCACAGAATACGGTCACTTTGTCGATGGGCGTGGTGTTAATCGGTTTAGTGATGTTTCTGCGATCGCAAGTTTTGGCATTCCCTACCAAAACATCGGTGTTTTAGCAGCACAATATCAGGTGATGACTGGTGAAAGGGTCAACCTGGAAGATAAAAACAGCGCTTTCCAAAAGTATCTCACAGACCTGATCCGTGCAGAAATCATCCAAGAGATTGGGCGATTACGTTCACATCGTCGCCCCAATGTGGAGCTAACATTCTACTTCTGCGCTGATTATGACCTCAATTTCCTTTTAAGGGAACTGCCAGGAGTAAAATTAGAGGTTGTTGATGCCTGCGATTTCTGCATTGAAGCTGGTAGCCGAGATCAGCAAACAGGTCACGCCATCGTCAAAGCCTTCACCCACCTTTGGGAGTCGCAGCAGAAAATTGGTCAAACTGCGATCGCCAAAATCATAGACACTACCCAAGGATGGGTGAGCCGATTTACCCAGAGATGGGGGGGCTGGCAGCACTTTAAAAAATTATTACTCTTGCTATTAGATAGTCTTAATAGCGGTAGTAATAAAAATTTGGCTGACTTAGACGACGATGAAAAGTGGCTAGCCCGTACATACTTCCCGATGTTGATTGCTGAATCGGAGTCATTACCAGATCACGTGTTAGAGTCAATGGCGGAAGTTGCCCAAGTTTTTGGTACTAGAGCGATGCGGCGAGTTTTACACAGATGTAGCCCGGCTGTTAGGGCTGACTTACTGATGACTTTCTTTCGTTGTCTGCCCACCGAAGTTTATTCAATTTCAGTTTCTCCACTCTCTGCATCACTCGCAGAACCTGCACTATCACCTTGAACAGTCATAAGAACTGATTCTAGACGATAACCAGCTTCGCGGATGTAATAAGAAGCTGCACCCACGTCTTCAAACACGCTGTCAAATTGCGGATGAGTTGACGGAAAAATCTTTCTCAGGCGTGAGCTGATTCCTGAAAGTTCTTGCTGAATTGCGATTAGTTCTTGAGTATCATCATCCATGACTTATTTACCACAAAGATAGCTGCCCCGGTGAAACATTTGATTTACCACCTTGATGGTAATGAAGGTGACAGCCACTGCAAAGAGCTATAAGGTTGCCTCTGTGGTTATTTGCCGGATTTCTGTCCCAATGATGAACCTGTAGGGTGTACACTCTGCGTTTTGAGCGTGTAATCTCTGATGTTTTTTCACCAGGGGGAATGCACTGTAATCCACATTTTTGACAGCACCATTTAGCCTCTTGTTTAACTGCGATCGCAAGGTCTGACCAATTATCTGGGTATAGAGAATAGGTGAACGTCATCAGTTTAATTAAACTAAAGCTTTGAGAATTGTAATGCTTCTAGGGCTGGGCTACGTTTGAAAAAATATTACTCCTGCTATTAGATAGTCTTAATAGCGGTAGTAATAAAAATTTGCCTGACTTAGACGACTAATGCACACCCAGTTTTGGGGAATCCGCTTTGAAACAACAAATTTTTACCGCCGTCGTCTAAGATTAGGATCTGTCCCCAAATTTTTCTCAACTCGTTGAAGCTTGGCATTACTCCAATCAGTATTCTGCAAAATTTTCTGTAGAGACTCGGTAGTTTCAATAGGAGTAGGGATCGGAAAAAGGTGTGAATAAATCCAAAATAGAATAAAAAACGAGATCGGAGAGACAAGCCAGATTCTAATAGCTCTAGTCCAACCTTTAACGACCGATTCCACGTCTTTTTGGTTCAACAGAGATATTCCCGTCTGAATCTCGTTCAATTGTTCTTGCAACGGTTGGCTCAATTTCTCTGGTTGCCTTGGGGAGATATTGTTCAAATTCTCGGAGAGTTTGGTTAAGCTCGTCAATTGCTTGAGTTGTTGCTGAGACGTTAAATTTAATGCGCTCAAGGCTGTCCCTAGCTGATTGCAACTGGTCGCTAGATTTTTGATATTCTCCGTGTGGTCGGCTTGAATCTTCAATTGCTCCGCCGTCAGTTGACTCCATTCGTTTAGCTCTACCTGTAAATTTTCAAATAATAATTTCCAATCATTTGGTGCAGTTTCTGTCAGTTGTGCCAAATAACCAATGTACTGCACTAACCGAAATGCTGGGTCATCTTGTTTCATCCCAGAATCAAGGGCAAAGCGTAAGACTTTCGCTTGAAACTCCGGCGGCTTTTCTGATAGCAACCTATCTAAATGTGATACCGCACCATTGCCATTACCATTACTTACAGCCATTACTCTAACCCCAACTGTATAGCCGCCTTAGAAAACTCAGTTTCAACCGCATCAATCCAGCCAAAAACTCTCGATTGATTACTCAAACTAAAATCGTCATGCTCTAGCGCCTCCCTGAAAGTAAGATCCTTCGAGTCAACGAGGTCAAAAATATCGTCATATAACTCAGGCAATAACAGTTCAGTTGCCCCCAGTGCTTCTACAGCCTGCTTTATCTTAGAATTGTTGTAGCGGGTGAACTTGTGTTCATCACCCCAGTAAAGGTTTTTCACAACTACATAATCAACTTTATCACCGCAGAAATCCACCAGACGTTTTAACTGCAATAGACTATCTTTGACTCGACCCAGCACAGACACCATAGTGATGCGATAACCCAAACGCTGGGCATTTTGAAACAGAAAAATATCCTTAGCCACTGACTCAAAATACTCAGCAGCCCCAGCAGGCAGATCCACAAGGGAAACTTGAGGAGATAAACGCTTTAAATCATCCTGTAAAGCATCAGCACCACCGCGCTGATTAAGTTTGAGCGTTTGCACCCCTGGTTGAACTTTGTTGTAGTGGCGATAAAGCTGAGGATTAGACTGGTCACACTCATAAGCGATGCAGTTGATATTTCTGTGGCGGTAAATGTCGAGTAGGATTCTAGCCATGACACTTTTACCAGTCCCGCCCTTATCCCCAGTTACCAACACCAAGCGCCCAAGAGTTTTTGGCTGTTCAGTTGCTTTTTGTTCCTGAACTGGGTCAGCCGATTGTTTAGGTTTGACTACCATCTACAAATCCTCATCTGAAATGATTTGAGGCACAAAAGCAGGACGAGAGGAGTTTTGATTCTCTGGAGCTTTAACATCAGAGGTCTTTTTAGCCGTTTTAGGAGTTTTAGAAGTTGTTGATTTTGAAGAAGCTGGTTTTGATTCTGGTTTTGATTCTGGTTCTGATTTCGACTGAGATTTTTGAACGGACTGACTACTGCTTTGCTCTATCGCCGAATTCTTGTCTAAAGCCGGCTCATCAATAACTTGTGTATTGGTATTCTCTTGGTTAGGAGGAGTGACTGATTTTTTGCGCGTAGACCGACGAATATCGTTAAGTAAATAACGGATACGTTCAGGACTAATGTTGATATCCAAAGGGGCTAAAGTTTTAGACACTTCCTCGTAGCTATAGCCCAGACGAAGCACCCGCTCAATTTGACGGCGCATCTTTTTAATAGCCGCTCGTGCCGGGATATCATCTAATTCCTTAGCACCCAAAGCGCGTAGAGCATCAAGAGCGTCTGGAATCTTTGACTTAGGAATACTGTCTTTAGCCACAAGAATAAAAATCAAACTAATGTTTATGTTTAAAACTTTACTTGAATATGCAGCATCTATCTAAAGACAGGTAATTATCAATGCAACAAATAGTTAAGAAACAGCAATAGATATTAACGTAACTGATTGAACAGTGATTACTAAGAACGTGTAAGATAACTCACGAACAGTTAATCAAAAACAAATCACATAGTTATCACCAATAATTACCCACACTGTAATTTACGTCAACTCGTTAGTAATATCATCGTGGTGGTAGCCGAAGATTACGCACTTTGCCCCCACGCGGGTAGTTCCCCTAGTCCTTCTGCCTCCCCGAAAGACTGGTAAGGAGCAAGCCATGCCTACCCCTGCGGGGTGTCCTCGCTACGCTCGACTCGGCAGGCTTGCCAAAGGGGGAAGTATCCCCACTTTGGAAACCCCCTCAAAAACCACATCAACTTTTGTTTGACTTATGCCCAAAGCTTCTTCTCAGTCACTCGTCCGCACCAAAATGTTACAAGTGCGATTCAGCCCAATTGAATACGAGATGATTCGCTCAAAAGCGGAAGATACGAGCATGAGTTTGGCAGAATTAACAAGACGTTGTATATTACTGCGACCAATCCCACCACCACCGCCGCGATTGGGCAGAGTGACAGTAGACACATACTTAGAACTTTCACGCATCGGCAACAATATCAACCAACTGGCTAAAGCCACCAACACCGCCATTAAAATGCAGTTGCCACCGCCAGCATCACCAGAACTTCTACAAGATTTACTAGAACTGCTACAACACTGCCAACGGGAAATAGCCAATACCTTCATCGAAGAATCGGACGAGGAAACAGATGATTGGCAACCAGACTAAAGGGCGAGGATTCCGAGGACTGCTGAATTATTTGGAGTCTCAGAAAGATGCCAAACTCATTGGTGGCAACATGGGCGGCAATAACGCCCGCGCACTGGCCAGAGAATTCAAAATTTCCCGACAACTAAACCCAGAAGCTGACCGAGTAGTGTACCACGCATCATTATCACTACCAGAAAACGAGCGACTAGACGAACCAACTTGGAACGAACTTGCTAACCGCTATCTCGAAGAGATGGGCTTTGACAGTAACCAGTACGTAGTCTACAGACACAGCAACACGGAACACGACCACATACATATCTGTGCTAGTCGCATTCGGTTAGATAACGGGAAGATTGTACATGATAGCTGGGATTACAAGCGTAGTGAAACCATTATTCGGCAGCTAGAACGAGATTACGGCTTACAACAAACCCAGAGTAGCCATGAGAAATTATCGCGTAATCCCAGTATTGGACAACAAAAACGGCTAGAAAGAGAACATGATGAATATATCAACGGTGAGCGCCTTACACCACAAGAACGCCCTATTAAGCAACAACTCCAGGAACTAATCGACCGCGCTACCCAAGACAAACCGACTATGCCCCTACTGGTTGAGCGATTGCAATTACAAGGTGTAGAAGTTCGCCACGGCTTAACACGTAACGGCAAAAGTAAGGGCATCTCGTACTCGTGGAATGACCAGAAATTTAGCGGCACTTCTTTGGGGCCTGCTTATACATTCCCAGGTTTACAAAAACATAAGGGGATTGACTACCAGCCACAACGGGATGATGAGCGTATTGAGCATCTGTTGAAAAATCCTAGAGAGCGAACAGTTGTCAGCCAACAGTTACAAACCTCACGACAAGATTCGGCATTAACAGCTAGCCCAGTCCGAGAACTTGAGCGAGGTTCAAGTCAGTCATTCGAGGCGATTACTGCAATTGTCCGATATCTTGAACTACAAGAAATTGAGCAGTCATTAACAAAGTCTTCCCTAAGTGAAACGTTACCACAATTAACAGAACAACTGTCCGGGTATCGGCAGCAGCTACAAGCAAGAAGAACCGCATTCGACGGACTAGACGCGGCGATTACTCAAGAGTTACAATCCCATACAGAGAAAAGAGCTATTTTATCAATTTCTGATTATATTGAGCAATCGGCTGTTGAATCAGCATTAACCCAAACAGTATTAGAATTAACGCAACAACTTTCTCAATACAAAGAGGAACTCATTACAGCTAAAACTACATTCAATGACCTGGATGCAGTTCTTGCGACTGAATTACAATCATATCTAGAGAAGAGAGCCATTTCATCAATTTCTGATTATATTGAGCAATCGACTGTTGAATCAGCATTAACTGAAACAGTATTAGAATTAACACAACAACTTTCTCAATATCAGCAGCAATCAGCCGGAAGAACCATATTCGACAACCTGGAAGCAGCGATTGTTTATTTGGAGCAACTTCATAGATCGCAAACAACAGTAGACGCAATTGCTCTTAATCAAACTCCAACTATAACCACAGATGAACCAAAGCTAAAAGATAATCTTTCAGCCGAGTTATATGAGTATTACAGCGCCGACTTGCAAAACTTATTAGTGACTGACCGAGATAAAGAAATCGCTATACGGGCGTTATTAGATAATAAGCCATCTGAGGAGGTTGAAGAAATTATCTTTGCCAGTCCAGCCGGATGGACTACTGATGAAGCCAGAGAATTGGTACTAATTGCTAACAATCAACTGGCACACTTACAAGAACAACCCCAGTTTACACCACCGCCAGAGGATGAAAGCCTACGCCCAGTATTACAGCATTTCTTGACTCAAAAACGCGGTATAACAAACTTCCTTGTACACCCATTACAGCAGCAGGGGTTGGGTTACATAGACCAGCACCGAAATGTTGTCTTTATCAAGCGGGATTTAAACGGTGAAAAGTCAGGCGCACTGCTTTGGGATACCGCACGTCTTGACAATCGTTGTACGGAGTACCCCGAAAACAGCGATCGCTCCGAGGGGTGGTTTCACCTAAAATTGGGTGGAGAGGCAGACGACAAAATCGAGAGAGTATTCTTGTGTGACTCCCCCATTGATGCGTTGACAATGGCAGAGATTGACAGGAATGGAAACAAGGGGCAACCACCAGTTAGAACAATGTACATAGCAGTGGATGACCCGAATAACTTGCCCTTTGAACTTCTCAGAAACATCAACAGGATTGGGGTGGCATTTAATAACGATGATCAAGGCAATGAAGCGGCCCAAGTCGTTCAGGAAATTTTACCCCAGGCTAAAAGAATTGCACCTAGTGGGCTAACTTGGAATGAGATTCTGATTGAACAGCAACAACAGAAGCAAGAGGAGTTGGAGCAAAAGCAACGGGGACGAGGGTTTAGTCGATAATCTCATGTTGACCCGACGAACTCGTGACCGCTAC contains the following coding sequences:
- a CDS encoding HNH endonuclease, with product MTFTYSLYPDNWSDLAIAVKQEAKWCCQKCGLQCIPPGEKTSEITRSKRRVYTLQVHHWDRNPANNHRGNLIALCSGCHLHYHQGGKSNVSPGQLSLW
- a CDS encoding plasmid mobilization protein, with the protein product MPKASSQSLVRTKMLQVRFSPIEYEMIRSKAEDTSMSLAELTRRCILLRPIPPPPPRLGRVTVDTYLELSRIGNNINQLAKATNTAIKMQLPPPASPELLQDLLELLQHCQREIANTFIEESDEETDDWQPD
- a CDS encoding relaxase/mobilization nuclease domain-containing protein encodes the protein MIGNQTKGRGFRGLLNYLESQKDAKLIGGNMGGNNARALAREFKISRQLNPEADRVVYHASLSLPENERLDEPTWNELANRYLEEMGFDSNQYVVYRHSNTEHDHIHICASRIRLDNGKIVHDSWDYKRSETIIRQLERDYGLQQTQSSHEKLSRNPSIGQQKRLEREHDEYINGERLTPQERPIKQQLQELIDRATQDKPTMPLLVERLQLQGVEVRHGLTRNGKSKGISYSWNDQKFSGTSLGPAYTFPGLQKHKGIDYQPQRDDERIEHLLKNPRERTVVSQQLQTSRQDSALTASPVRELERGSSQSFEAITAIVRYLELQEIEQSLTKSSLSETLPQLTEQLSGYRQQLQARRTAFDGLDAAITQELQSHTEKRAILSISDYIEQSAVESALTQTVLELTQQLSQYKEELITAKTTFNDLDAVLATELQSYLEKRAISSISDYIEQSTVESALTETVLELTQQLSQYQQQSAGRTIFDNLEAAIVYLEQLHRSQTTVDAIALNQTPTITTDEPKLKDNLSAELYEYYSADLQNLLVTDRDKEIAIRALLDNKPSEEVEEIIFASPAGWTTDEARELVLIANNQLAHLQEQPQFTPPPEDESLRPVLQHFLTQKRGITNFLVHPLQQQGLGYIDQHRNVVFIKRDLNGEKSGALLWDTARLDNRCTEYPENSDRSEGWFHLKLGGEADDKIERVFLCDSPIDALTMAEIDRNGNKGQPPVRTMYIAVDDPNNLPFELLRNINRIGVAFNNDDQGNEAAQVVQEILPQAKRIAPSGLTWNEILIEQQQQKQEELEQKQRGRGFSR
- a CDS encoding DUF6753 family protein: MAVSNGNGNGAVSHLDRLLSEKPPEFQAKVLRFALDSGMKQDDPAFRLVQYIGYLAQLTETAPNDWKLLFENLQVELNEWSQLTAEQLKIQADHTENIKNLATSCNQLGTALSALNLTSQQQLKQLTSLTKLSENLNNISPRQPEKLSQPLQEQLNEIQTGISLLNQKDVESVVKGWTRAIRIWLVSPISFFILFWIYSHLFPIPTPIETTESLQKILQNTDWSNAKLQRVEKNLGTDPNLRRRR